A DNA window from Guyparkeria halophila contains the following coding sequences:
- a CDS encoding PilZ domain-containing protein — translation MNIERATRPSDEERHRDRRDFTRLDKTGTGLLRLAGESHPVGSGHIIDISANGLNLCCDAGWADRVTPGMSVEVVARLEENTEPFYLLGEVIWFRPLGNGECQIGIELPLPGVKPDLPRNDNRDWRALFLA, via the coding sequence ATGAACATTGAACGCGCGACCCGCCCCAGCGACGAAGAGCGCCACCGCGACCGCCGCGATTTCACGCGTCTCGACAAGACCGGCACCGGCCTGCTGCGCCTGGCCGGCGAATCCCACCCCGTGGGCAGCGGACACATCATCGACATCAGCGCCAACGGCCTGAATCTGTGCTGCGACGCCGGCTGGGCCGACCGGGTAACCCCCGGCATGTCCGTCGAGGTGGTCGCGCGCCTGGAGGAAAACACCGAGCCGTTCTACCTGCTTGGCGAGGTGATCTGGTTTCGCCCCCTCGGCAATGGTGAATGCCAGATCGGCATCGAGCTGCCATTGCCCGGAGTAAAACCCGACCTGCCGCGCAACGACAACCGCGACTGGCGGGCCCTCTTTCTGGCCTGA
- the glgA gene encoding glycogen synthase GlgA has protein sequence MSVLFATSEAYPLIKTGGLADVSGALPAALTELGVDVRLVLPRYGDLALREDQTTEHLARLDVLGQPVDILHTVMPDSGVRVYLVDHPTFSARQGNPYMGPDGNSWHDNPDRFALFARAAVAVATGEVDPDWHPDVVHANDWQTGLIPALLHEAEKPQTVFTLHNLAYQGVFDRSTFERLGLPWSLWRPDGVEFWGNMSFIKGGIVFADRITTVSPNYAREIQTAEFGYGLDGLLRHRSDALVGILNGIGSDWDPEIDPALVTPYSHDNLDGKATNKAALQKELGLPIRDDVPLIVHVGRLVEQKGIDLVIQALSMLGQRDVQFACLGSGERRFEQALRARAEADPERIAVRIGYDEGLAHRLEGGGDAFIMPSRFEPCGLNQLYSLKYGTVPIVHSVGGLADTVTPVTPATLRDATATGIVMSHVDVTSILWSIDEFAALFKRPDDLMQVRQQAMAQEYDWGASARSYLELYQAISNAETK, from the coding sequence CTGTCTGTGCTGTTTGCGACGAGTGAAGCCTATCCCCTGATCAAGACCGGGGGGCTCGCCGACGTCTCCGGGGCGTTGCCCGCCGCGCTGACCGAGTTGGGCGTCGACGTGCGCCTGGTTCTGCCGCGCTACGGCGACCTGGCCCTGCGCGAGGACCAGACCACCGAGCATCTCGCACGTCTTGACGTGCTCGGTCAGCCGGTCGACATCCTGCACACCGTCATGCCCGACAGCGGCGTGCGCGTCTACCTGGTGGACCACCCCACCTTCTCCGCCCGCCAGGGAAATCCCTACATGGGGCCGGACGGCAACTCCTGGCACGACAACCCGGACCGGTTTGCCCTGTTCGCCCGCGCGGCGGTCGCCGTCGCCACCGGCGAGGTCGATCCCGACTGGCACCCGGACGTGGTGCACGCCAACGACTGGCAGACGGGCCTGATCCCGGCCCTGCTCCACGAGGCCGAAAAGCCGCAGACCGTCTTCACCCTGCACAACCTCGCCTACCAGGGCGTGTTCGACCGTTCGACCTTCGAACGCCTCGGGCTGCCCTGGAGCCTGTGGCGACCCGACGGAGTCGAGTTCTGGGGCAACATGTCCTTCATCAAGGGCGGCATCGTGTTCGCCGACCGCATCACCACGGTAAGCCCCAACTACGCCCGGGAAATCCAGACGGCGGAATTCGGTTACGGCCTGGATGGCCTGCTGCGCCATCGCAGTGATGCGTTGGTCGGCATCCTCAACGGCATCGGGTCGGACTGGGATCCGGAGATCGACCCGGCCCTGGTCACGCCTTACTCCCACGACAATCTCGACGGCAAGGCGACCAACAAGGCCGCCCTTCAGAAAGAGCTCGGTCTGCCGATACGGGATGACGTGCCCCTGATCGTGCACGTCGGTCGGCTGGTGGAACAGAAAGGGATCGACCTGGTCATCCAGGCCCTGTCCATGCTGGGTCAGCGCGACGTGCAGTTTGCCTGCCTCGGCAGCGGCGAGCGCCGCTTCGAACAGGCGCTGCGGGCACGCGCCGAGGCCGATCCCGAACGTATCGCCGTGCGCATCGGCTACGACGAGGGACTGGCCCACCGACTGGAGGGGGGTGGCGATGCGTTCATCATGCCGAGTCGTTTCGAGCCCTGCGGGCTCAACCAGCTCTACAGCCTCAAGTACGGCACCGTGCCGATCGTCCACAGCGTCGGTGGCCTGGCCGACACGGTCACCCCGGTCACCCCGGCCACCCTGCGTGACGCCACCGCCACCGGCATCGTGATGAGCCACGTCGACGTCACCTCGATCCTCTGGTCGATCGACGAATTCGCCGCGTTGTTCAAACGACCCGACGACCTGATGCAGGTACGCCAGCAGGCCATGGCCCAGGAGTACGACTGGGGCGCGAGCGCCCGCTCGTATCTCGAGCTCTATCAAGCGATATCGAACGCTGAAACGAAATGA
- the glgB gene encoding 1,4-alpha-glucan branching protein GlgB — MENDLQAIVDARHHDPHRVLGVHATDNETLRLRTYQPHAASVETVDQDGEPMALTAHPECPGLFEATLPRAWAPKHPAYTVIMPDGHRYEIVDPYSFLPTVGELDLHLFAEGRHLQLWQMLGAQVLSVDEVVGTRFAVWAPNAERVSLVGSFNDWDGRRHPMRVLGDSGVWELFVPGVTVGDLYKFEITSHLTGETQLRTDPVGRAFEMRPDTAAIVPAFQPYEWHDDDWMARREQWQWDQAPMATYEVHLGSWRLPDGQFPSYDQLADQLIPYVQERGFTHIELLPVTEHPFDASWGYQTTGYFAPTSRFGSPVAFCRFVDRAHAAGIGVILDWVPAHFPRDEFALARFDGSALYEHDDPRRGEHRDWGTLIFNYGRREVQNFLIASAQYWVEQLHLDGLRVDAVASMLYLDYSRQADDWLPNRHGGRENLEAIDFLQRLNHTILSRNPGTLMMAEESTAWPMVSRPPEHGGLGFSMKWNMGWMNDSLAYFSEDPLHRPYHHNLLTFGLLYAFSENFVLPLSHDEVVHGKRSLPNKMPGDEWQRFANLRLLLAWQYTFPGKKLLFMGTEFGQGNEWSHARELDWWMLDYPLHQGIQALVDQLNFRYRHEPALHERDFDAGGFAWIDCNDRNQSVISFCRHGHFETVVVVFNFTPVDRPGYRIGVPEPGRYQVLLNTDSEGFGGAGHNPSPGTAETTPWHDQPCSLTLDLPGLSAIVLKHGGEG, encoded by the coding sequence ATGGAAAACGACCTTCAAGCCATTGTCGATGCGCGCCACCACGACCCGCACCGGGTGCTGGGCGTGCATGCCACCGATAACGAAACCCTCCGGCTACGTACCTATCAGCCTCACGCCGCGTCGGTGGAGACCGTCGATCAGGACGGCGAGCCGATGGCACTGACCGCCCACCCGGAATGCCCGGGCCTGTTCGAGGCGACCCTGCCGCGGGCCTGGGCCCCCAAACATCCGGCGTATACCGTCATCATGCCGGACGGGCACCGATACGAGATCGTCGATCCCTACAGTTTCCTGCCCACCGTCGGTGAACTCGACCTGCACCTGTTCGCCGAAGGCCGCCATCTGCAGTTGTGGCAGATGCTCGGCGCCCAGGTGCTCTCGGTCGACGAGGTGGTCGGCACCCGCTTTGCGGTGTGGGCACCCAATGCCGAGCGCGTCAGCCTGGTCGGCAGCTTCAACGACTGGGACGGCCGTCGTCATCCCATGCGCGTGCTCGGTGACAGCGGCGTCTGGGAACTGTTCGTTCCCGGTGTCACGGTCGGCGATCTCTACAAGTTCGAGATCACCAGCCACCTCACCGGCGAAACGCAACTGCGCACCGATCCGGTCGGCCGCGCCTTCGAAATGCGCCCCGACACCGCCGCCATCGTACCGGCCTTCCAACCCTATGAATGGCACGACGACGACTGGATGGCCCGCCGCGAGCAATGGCAATGGGACCAGGCGCCCATGGCGACCTACGAGGTGCACCTGGGCTCCTGGCGGTTGCCCGACGGGCAGTTTCCCAGTTACGACCAACTGGCCGACCAGCTGATCCCCTACGTCCAGGAACGGGGCTTTACCCACATCGAGTTGCTGCCGGTCACCGAACATCCCTTCGATGCCTCCTGGGGCTACCAGACCACCGGCTATTTCGCCCCCACCAGTCGCTTCGGCAGCCCGGTCGCCTTCTGCCGTTTCGTCGATCGGGCGCATGCCGCCGGCATCGGCGTGATCCTCGACTGGGTTCCCGCGCATTTCCCGCGTGACGAGTTCGCCCTGGCGCGGTTCGACGGTAGCGCCCTCTACGAGCACGACGACCCCCGCCGCGGCGAACATCGTGACTGGGGCACCCTGATCTTCAACTACGGCCGGCGCGAGGTGCAGAACTTCCTGATCGCCTCGGCGCAGTACTGGGTCGAGCAATTGCACCTCGACGGGCTGCGGGTCGACGCGGTGGCATCGATGCTCTACCTCGATTACTCCCGCCAGGCCGACGACTGGCTGCCCAACCGCCACGGCGGGCGGGAGAACCTCGAGGCGATCGATTTCCTGCAGCGGCTCAACCACACGATCCTGTCGCGCAACCCCGGCACGTTGATGATGGCCGAGGAGTCCACTGCCTGGCCGATGGTCTCCCGGCCGCCGGAGCACGGCGGGCTGGGCTTTTCCATGAAGTGGAACATGGGCTGGATGAACGACTCGCTGGCCTACTTCAGCGAGGATCCGCTGCACCGCCCGTATCACCACAACCTGCTGACCTTCGGCCTGCTGTACGCCTTCTCGGAAAACTTCGTCCTGCCGCTCTCCCACGACGAGGTCGTGCATGGCAAGCGCTCCCTGCCCAACAAGATGCCGGGTGACGAATGGCAACGTTTTGCCAATCTGCGCCTGCTGCTTGCCTGGCAGTACACCTTCCCCGGCAAGAAGCTCCTGTTCATGGGGACCGAATTCGGCCAGGGCAACGAGTGGTCGCATGCCCGAGAGCTGGACTGGTGGATGCTCGACTATCCGTTGCATCAAGGCATCCAGGCCCTGGTCGACCAACTCAATTTCCGCTATCGGCACGAACCGGCGTTACACGAGCGCGATTTCGACGCCGGCGGATTTGCCTGGATCGACTGCAACGACCGCAACCAGTCGGTGATCAGCTTCTGTCGTCACGGCCATTTCGAAACCGTGGTGGTGGTCTTCAACTTCACGCCGGTCGACCGCCCCGGCTACCGCATCGGTGTCCCGGAGCCCGGGCGATACCAGGTGCTGTTGAACACCGACAGCGAGGGCTTTGGTGGCGCGGGCCACAACCCCTCGCCCGGCACGGCCGAGACCACCCCATGGCATGATCAACCATGCAGCCTTACCCTCGACTTGCCCGGCCTGTCGGCGATCGTGCTCAAGCACGGCGGCGAGGGGTAA
- the purL gene encoding phosphoribosylformylglycinamidine synthase: MRIITGNAARSPFRLAKLQQRLAAIHPGIEAVHARFVHLVDTHDGGQIDEARLEELLDYGEPVEDWSDVWPRIVVAPRTGTISPWSSKATDIARICGLDRIDRIERGIEFAVSGHSINADDFDWRPALLEVLHDRMTESVYTDEASLEALFTHAQPAPLSRIALGDDAQGAIATANQRMGLALSDDEVEYLASAYARLERDPTDVELMMFAQANSEHCRHKIFNADWTIDGEERDLSLFAMIRNTHQRHPDGTLSAYKDNAAVLQGQDGTRFAVNPVTGNYETVDERIDFLAKVETHNHPTAISPDPGAATGAGGEIRDEGATGRGGKPKAGLSGFSVSNLRIPELPQPWEAATADIGRPDRIVSPLEIMLDGPIGTAAFNNEFGRPALGGYFRTLEMNTGEDEGAHQRHAWGYHKPIMIAGGVGVIRPNLIEKEPIAPGHLLIVLGGPAMQIGLGGGAASSQDSGAGHAELDFASVQRANPEMERRVQEVIDRCISLGDTNPIVSIHDVGAGGLSNALPELINDAGMGGDFDLRQIPNDEPGMTPLAIWCNESQERYVLAIQPGDLERFAALCDRERAPFAVVGTATAEQHLRVADPHFGDNPVDLPMQTLFGHPPKMHRDVKHQPHSSIDLDLDGIEVNAALDRVLALPGVGDKSFLITIGDRSVGGLVARDQMVGPAQVPVADSAVTSTDFYHHHGEAMAMGERAPVALLDAPASARLALAEVVTNLAGTAIDGTDRIKLSANWMAACGHDGEDARLFDTVRTVGMEFCPALGIAIPVGKDSLSMKTRWQDGKTEKTVTSPVSLVVTGFAPVSDVRRTLTPELVSDVDNRLFLVDLGLGQNRLGGSALAQVYNATGSTTPDIAPAPLKAFFDLTQELNRLGYLTAYHDRSDGGAITTLLEMAFAGRCGLDLSIDGLGGDPMAGLFAEEVGAVFQVKAGDAEFIREQFEVAGLGEALIELGRAVAKPQVHVDWRGKTLIERPLTDLKAIWSATSFHLSALRDNPETAEQAYAAATDLDDPQLAGAGASFDVSQSVAAPMIATGTRPRIAILREQGVNGEVEMAAAFTAAGFEAVDVHMADLIAGHHDLTDMKGLVACGGFSFGDVLGAGSGWAHAIRYNARASDAMQAFFERDDTFGLGVCNGCQMFSQLADLIPGAAHWPRFLRNRSEQFEARLSLVEVPQSPSILLAGMAGSRLPITVAHGEGRVAYRRPEDAEQAFTALRYVNGHGIATEQYPANPNGSAAGETGFTTEDGRFTIMMPHPERVWRASQFSWRPDRWSADQRDPDTDRGPWLRLFENARAWVGGS; the protein is encoded by the coding sequence ATGCGAATTATTACCGGCAACGCCGCTCGATCCCCGTTTCGACTCGCCAAGCTCCAGCAGCGACTGGCCGCCATACATCCCGGGATCGAGGCCGTGCACGCCCGGTTCGTGCACCTGGTCGATACCCACGACGGCGGGCAGATCGACGAGGCCCGCCTCGAGGAGCTCCTCGACTACGGCGAGCCGGTGGAAGACTGGTCGGACGTCTGGCCGCGCATCGTCGTCGCGCCCCGGACCGGCACCATCTCGCCGTGGTCGAGCAAGGCCACCGACATTGCCCGCATCTGCGGTCTCGACCGCATCGATCGCATCGAACGCGGCATCGAGTTCGCCGTGTCCGGGCACTCGATCAACGCCGATGACTTCGACTGGCGCCCGGCACTGCTCGAGGTGCTGCACGACCGCATGACCGAGTCGGTCTACACCGACGAGGCCTCGCTCGAGGCCCTGTTCACCCACGCGCAACCCGCGCCGCTGTCACGCATCGCCCTTGGCGATGACGCCCAGGGGGCGATCGCCACGGCCAACCAGCGCATGGGGCTGGCCCTGAGCGATGACGAGGTGGAATATCTCGCCAGCGCCTACGCCCGACTCGAGCGCGATCCGACCGACGTTGAACTGATGATGTTCGCGCAGGCCAACTCCGAGCACTGCCGCCACAAGATCTTCAACGCCGACTGGACCATCGACGGCGAGGAGCGCGACCTGTCGCTGTTCGCGATGATCCGCAACACCCACCAGCGCCATCCCGACGGCACGCTGTCGGCCTACAAGGACAACGCCGCGGTGCTCCAGGGCCAGGACGGCACGCGCTTTGCGGTCAATCCCGTCACCGGCAACTACGAGACGGTCGACGAACGCATCGACTTTCTCGCCAAGGTCGAGACGCACAACCACCCCACCGCCATCTCGCCCGACCCGGGTGCGGCCACCGGCGCCGGCGGCGAGATCCGCGACGAGGGCGCCACCGGTCGTGGCGGCAAACCCAAAGCCGGCCTGAGCGGTTTTTCGGTCTCCAATCTGCGCATCCCCGAACTGCCGCAGCCCTGGGAGGCGGCCACCGCCGACATCGGTCGGCCGGACCGCATCGTCAGCCCGCTGGAGATCATGCTAGACGGCCCGATCGGCACGGCGGCATTCAACAACGAGTTCGGTCGCCCGGCACTCGGCGGCTATTTCCGCACGCTGGAGATGAACACCGGCGAGGACGAAGGCGCGCACCAGCGCCACGCCTGGGGTTATCACAAGCCGATCATGATCGCCGGCGGCGTCGGCGTGATCCGCCCCAACCTGATCGAAAAAGAGCCGATCGCCCCCGGCCATCTGCTGATCGTGCTGGGTGGCCCGGCCATGCAGATCGGGCTGGGCGGCGGTGCCGCCTCCTCGCAGGATTCCGGCGCCGGCCACGCCGAGCTGGATTTCGCCTCGGTGCAGCGCGCCAACCCGGAGATGGAGCGCCGTGTCCAGGAAGTCATCGACCGCTGCATCTCGCTCGGGGATACCAACCCGATCGTCTCGATCCACGACGTCGGCGCCGGCGGGCTGTCCAACGCCCTGCCCGAGCTGATCAACGATGCCGGCATGGGCGGCGACTTCGACCTGCGCCAGATCCCCAACGACGAGCCGGGCATGACGCCGCTGGCGATCTGGTGCAACGAGTCGCAGGAGCGTTACGTGCTGGCCATCCAGCCCGGCGACCTCGAGCGTTTCGCCGCCCTGTGCGACCGTGAGCGCGCGCCCTTCGCGGTGGTCGGCACGGCCACCGCCGAACAGCACCTGCGCGTCGCCGACCCGCACTTCGGTGATAACCCGGTCGATCTGCCGATGCAGACGCTGTTCGGCCACCCGCCCAAGATGCATCGCGACGTCAAGCACCAGCCGCACAGCAGCATCGATCTCGATCTCGACGGCATCGAGGTCAACGCCGCACTCGATCGCGTACTGGCCCTGCCCGGCGTCGGTGACAAGAGCTTTTTGATCACCATCGGGGATCGCTCGGTCGGCGGCCTGGTCGCCCGCGACCAGATGGTCGGCCCGGCCCAGGTGCCCGTGGCCGACAGCGCGGTCACCTCGACCGATTTCTACCATCATCACGGCGAGGCGATGGCCATGGGCGAGCGGGCCCCGGTCGCCCTGCTTGATGCCCCGGCTTCCGCCCGGCTGGCGCTGGCCGAGGTGGTCACCAACCTGGCCGGTACCGCCATCGACGGCACCGACCGCATCAAGCTCTCGGCCAACTGGATGGCCGCCTGCGGCCATGACGGCGAGGATGCGCGCCTGTTCGACACCGTGCGCACCGTGGGCATGGAGTTCTGCCCGGCACTGGGCATTGCCATCCCGGTGGGCAAGGACTCGCTGTCGATGAAGACCCGCTGGCAGGACGGCAAGACCGAAAAGACGGTCACCTCGCCGGTCTCGCTGGTGGTCACCGGCTTCGCCCCGGTCAGCGACGTGCGTCGCACCCTGACCCCGGAACTGGTCTCGGACGTCGACAACCGCCTGTTCCTGGTCGACCTGGGCCTGGGGCAGAACCGCCTGGGCGGCTCGGCACTCGCCCAGGTCTACAACGCGACCGGGTCAACCACACCGGACATCGCCCCGGCCCCGCTCAAGGCCTTCTTCGACCTGACCCAGGAGCTCAACCGCCTGGGTTATCTCACCGCCTACCACGACCGCAGCGACGGCGGCGCGATCACCACCCTGCTGGAGATGGCCTTTGCCGGCCGCTGCGGGCTGGATCTCTCCATCGACGGCCTGGGCGGCGATCCGATGGCCGGGCTGTTTGCCGAGGAGGTCGGTGCCGTCTTCCAGGTCAAGGCCGGCGATGCCGAGTTCATCCGCGAGCAATTCGAGGTCGCCGGGCTGGGCGAGGCCCTGATCGAGCTGGGCCGCGCGGTCGCCAAGCCGCAGGTCCATGTCGACTGGCGCGGCAAGACCCTGATCGAGCGCCCGCTGACCGACCTCAAGGCCATCTGGTCAGCGACCTCGTTCCATCTGAGCGCCCTGCGCGACAATCCGGAAACCGCCGAGCAGGCCTATGCCGCGGCAACCGACCTGGACGACCCGCAACTGGCCGGTGCCGGGGCGAGCTTCGATGTCAGCCAATCCGTCGCTGCCCCGATGATCGCCACGGGCACACGCCCACGGATCGCGATCCTGCGCGAACAGGGTGTGAACGGCGAGGTCGAGATGGCCGCCGCCTTCACCGCCGCCGGATTCGAGGCCGTCGACGTGCACATGGCCGACCTGATCGCCGGCCACCACGATCTGACCGACATGAAGGGGCTGGTCGCCTGCGGTGGCTTCTCCTTCGGTGACGTGCTCGGCGCCGGTTCGGGCTGGGCCCACGCGATTCGCTACAACGCCCGGGCCAGTGACGCCATGCAGGCGTTCTTCGAGCGCGACGACACCTTCGGTCTGGGCGTATGCAACGGCTGCCAGATGTTCTCGCAGCTGGCCGACCTGATCCCGGGCGCGGCCCATTGGCCGCGATTCCTGCGCAATCGCTCCGAGCAGTTCGAGGCACGACTCTCGCTGGTCGAAGTGCCGCAGTCGCCCTCGATCCTGCTGGCCGGCATGGCCGGCAGTCGCCTGCCGATTACCGTCGCCCACGGCGAGGGTCGGGTGGCCTACCGCCGTCCCGAGGATGCCGAACAGGCCTTCACCGCCCTGCGCTACGTCAACGGCCACGGCATCGCCACCGAACAGTATCCGGCCAACCCCAACGGCTCGGCCGCCGGCGAGACCGGCTTTACCACCGAGGACGGCCGTTTCACCATCATGATGCCGCACCCCGAGCGGGTCTGGCGGGCGAGCCAGTTCTCGTGGCGCCCGGACCGCTGGTCGGCCGATCAGCGCGATCCGGACACCGATCGCGGCCCGTGGCTGCGTCTGTTCGAGAACGCCCGCGCCTGGGTCGGCGGCTCGTGA
- a CDS encoding DUF1631 family protein — MMNRFQTSPAQVRNELARLMGAALHEGVKRLFAQVERRLFDQASTETDNDRRAEAFEAIAQSRSEQEDFYRAFAQTLLEPAADWQQTEWHQLIGDRTRALAFEDKLAEAGQRCGIEHTQFEARIGQLHGDDPENVPAGLFTLESISRAFLARTRDLPAAVRHRLIAHWADQVLFRLTPIYSVLNDYLIQVGVLPGIKRLRDPLADAVPLGAPPTAQPTVPDVPQHAGPSPDALADRLVPLVRASIDGDDQYQFRFERDQDWRAEDFAAFIQDRLEPTLPAANWPTRSREVIRLVGMTLSDVLNDGLIDPRHRRQIATLQLAVLLLASRDRHFLSDADHPLRRILNLLALIGSDPDLKPDIESTASILGPIQQAVLDNPAELDALAERLRDISRGKPVESPEPAVTPAHERLAQIEERCRLRVSKILAGHVNDTPVRAPTSALLDEVFQPFMVRTMINQGRQSAPWAGIIGLLQDALTLQLDPTLGPDDVKAFAREASRVFNDTTSDGLLGEEQQALDAFIEYLDHQSRDSLDLPEPPRSTPVAAEQPPTSANDDKPAAQSEPVDTLTIPSPVAETDTASAHPSTDGTRDDSADNTTDHVRVAPDAPDAPDAPEDAGTSEPAATASHIPTDGLLLASLAVVQTFFDQQSASEEWFEVYTGPGRALRRLKIRDLDTDNGVINFANRTGQAKLSLPVGQVLDDLFADRTRLVFGNPRFARSLVELRGQLEEHRDEH, encoded by the coding sequence ATGATGAATCGATTCCAGACCAGCCCTGCCCAGGTCCGCAACGAATTGGCCCGCCTGATGGGGGCCGCGTTGCACGAGGGCGTCAAGCGGCTGTTCGCCCAGGTCGAGCGGCGACTGTTCGACCAGGCCTCGACCGAGACCGACAACGATCGGCGGGCCGAGGCGTTTGAGGCCATCGCCCAGTCTCGCAGCGAGCAGGAGGACTTCTACCGCGCCTTTGCCCAGACCCTGCTGGAGCCGGCGGCCGACTGGCAGCAAACCGAATGGCATCAACTGATCGGCGATCGCACCCGCGCACTGGCGTTTGAAGACAAGCTCGCCGAGGCCGGCCAGCGCTGCGGCATCGAACACACCCAATTCGAGGCCCGCATCGGTCAGCTGCACGGCGATGACCCGGAGAACGTCCCCGCCGGCCTGTTCACGCTCGAATCGATCAGCCGAGCGTTTCTCGCCCGGACCCGCGACTTGCCGGCCGCTGTACGGCACCGACTGATCGCCCACTGGGCCGACCAGGTGCTGTTCCGGCTCACCCCGATCTACTCGGTACTCAATGATTACCTGATCCAGGTCGGCGTCCTGCCCGGCATCAAGCGACTGCGCGACCCGCTGGCCGACGCGGTCCCGCTCGGCGCGCCGCCGACCGCCCAACCGACCGTGCCCGATGTGCCGCAACACGCCGGTCCCTCGCCCGACGCACTGGCCGATCGGTTGGTACCGCTGGTGCGCGCCAGCATTGACGGCGACGACCAGTACCAGTTCCGCTTCGAGCGCGACCAGGACTGGCGTGCCGAGGATTTCGCCGCGTTCATTCAGGATCGCCTTGAGCCCACCCTGCCGGCCGCCAACTGGCCGACCCGCAGTCGGGAAGTGATTCGTCTGGTCGGCATGACCTTGAGCGACGTGCTCAACGACGGGCTGATCGATCCGCGTCATCGCCGCCAGATCGCCACGCTGCAACTGGCGGTATTGCTGCTCGCATCGAGAGATCGGCACTTTCTCTCCGACGCCGATCATCCGCTGCGCCGCATCCTCAACCTGCTCGCCCTGATCGGCTCGGACCCGGATCTCAAGCCGGATATCGAGTCGACCGCGTCCATCCTCGGCCCCATCCAGCAGGCCGTGCTGGACAACCCCGCCGAGCTTGACGCCCTCGCCGAGCGCCTGCGTGACATCTCGCGCGGCAAGCCGGTCGAATCGCCGGAGCCGGCCGTCACCCCAGCGCACGAGCGCCTGGCCCAGATCGAGGAACGCTGCCGTCTCCGTGTCAGCAAGATCCTCGCCGGTCATGTCAACGACACGCCGGTGCGCGCGCCCACCAGCGCCCTGCTCGACGAGGTATTCCAGCCGTTCATGGTCCGCACCATGATCAACCAGGGTCGGCAAAGCGCCCCCTGGGCCGGGATCATCGGTCTGCTCCAGGATGCCCTGACCCTGCAGCTCGATCCCACGCTGGGCCCGGACGACGTCAAGGCATTCGCCCGCGAGGCCTCGCGGGTATTCAACGACACGACCAGCGACGGCCTGCTCGGCGAAGAACAGCAGGCCCTGGATGCCTTCATCGAGTATCTCGACCACCAGAGCCGCGACAGCCTGGACCTGCCCGAGCCGCCTCGGTCGACACCGGTGGCTGCCGAACAACCACCGACGAGCGCCAACGACGACAAGCCGGCGGCCCAGTCCGAGCCGGTCGATACCCTGACGATTCCCTCGCCGGTTGCCGAGACGGACACGGCATCGGCCCACCCGAGCACCGACGGCACCCGGGATGACAGCGCGGATAACACCACGGACCACGTGCGCGTCGCGCCGGATGCGCCGGATGCGCCAGATGCGCCGGAAGACGCGGGCACCAGCGAGCCGGCAGCCACCGCGAGCCACATCCCCACCGACGGGCTGCTGCTCGCCTCGCTCGCCGTCGTTCAGACGTTTTTCGATCAGCAGAGCGCGAGCGAGGAATGGTTCGAGGTATACACCGGGCCCGGACGTGCCCTGCGTCGCCTGAAGATCCGGGATCTCGACACCGACAACGGCGTGATCAACTTCGCCAACCGCACCGGGCAGGCGAAGCTTAGCCTTCCGGTCGGGCAGGTACTCGATGACCTGTTCGCCGATCGCACACGGCTGGTGTTCGGCAACCCGCGGTTCGCCCGCTCGCTTGTCGAACTGCGCGGCCAACTGGAGGAGCATCGCGATGAACATTGA
- a CDS encoding DMT family transporter, with product MTAGARIPPTLILMSGSTLWGLTWIWLKYAHALGIGPILLTVIAYAAQWLIILPFAWRAWHDPARPPITRLNWEWLALLAFAAGVSGTGFTMAMVYGDVVRSMMLFFLIPAWGVLFGRFFLKEPLTPARVLAVISALGGAFLILGPDFGDGLRAADLFALVAGFSLAAANTLFRFLHEQPIPIKLSLMQGSTVALGLIAWSLSTEFGVAPTLSAVGSSALYGATMLLAAVLATQYAVERLPASRTAILMTLELLVAVASATWLGDRIHGAHVWTGGALILAAALLEAATARHHRPPVAPCKG from the coding sequence ATGACAGCGGGCGCGCGCATCCCGCCCACGCTCATCCTGATGTCGGGCTCCACCCTGTGGGGCCTGACCTGGATCTGGCTGAAATACGCCCACGCGCTGGGCATCGGCCCGATCCTGCTCACCGTGATCGCCTACGCGGCGCAATGGTTGATCATCCTGCCGTTTGCCTGGCGTGCCTGGCACGACCCGGCACGCCCACCGATCACCCGGCTGAACTGGGAATGGCTCGCCCTGTTGGCCTTCGCCGCCGGCGTATCGGGCACGGGTTTCACCATGGCGATGGTCTACGGCGACGTCGTCCGCTCGATGATGCTGTTCTTCCTGATCCCTGCCTGGGGCGTGCTCTTCGGCCGTTTTTTCCTCAAGGAGCCGCTGACACCCGCCCGCGTCCTCGCGGTCATCAGCGCCCTGGGCGGGGCGTTTTTGATTCTCGGCCCGGACTTTGGTGACGGCTTGCGTGCCGCGGACCTGTTCGCGCTGGTCGCCGGCTTTAGCCTGGCCGCGGCCAACACCCTGTTCCGGTTTCTCCACGAGCAGCCCATCCCGATCAAGCTCAGCCTGATGCAGGGCTCCACGGTGGCACTCGGCCTGATCGCCTGGTCCCTGTCCACCGAATTCGGCGTGGCACCGACGCTCTCGGCGGTCGGCAGCAGCGCGCTCTACGGGGCGACCATGCTGCTGGCCGCCGTGCTGGCCACGCAATACGCCGTCGAACGCCTGCCCGCCTCGCGCACCGCCATCCTGATGACCCTGGAGCTCTTGGTGGCCGTCGCCTCGGCGACCTGGCTGGGGGATCGCATCCACGGGGCCCACGTCTGGACCGGGGGGGCATTGATCCTCGCCGCCGCCCTGCTCGAGGCGGCAACCGCCCGTCACCACCGCCCACCGGTCGCGCCATGCAAGGGCTGA